Proteins found in one Vulpes vulpes isolate BD-2025 chromosome 13, VulVul3, whole genome shotgun sequence genomic segment:
- the ZNF396 gene encoding zinc finger protein 396, with protein MSLKLRKSSLFLQTSEESDRILIVKMEKEEQTCDLNSSLPWRSSSCPETFRQRFRQFGYQESPGPREALSQLRELCHQWLRPEVNTKEQILELLVLEQFLAILPEELQAWLREYQPENGEEAVTMLEELEKELDGPTEQVFFGQSEDMLAEKLTSWEITQESPSSQIKPVKKQLPLASGEFHSIRKAKDTKTLNVNAALRQKTSPAMELHYTVSNNLLMDAPQSCTYRRTCEQDGKFARRQRNPFGKKQHKCDECGKVFSQSSALILHHRIHSGEKPYTCDVCAKAFSRSAVLIQHRRTHTGEKPYKCHECGKAFSQSSNLLRHRKRHMKEKVPSVL; from the exons ATGTCTTTAAAGCTGAGAAAGTCATCACTCTTTCTACAAACTTCAGAGGAATCTGACAGAATTTTGATAGTgaagatggaaaaggaagagcAGACCTGTGATCTGAACTCCAGCCTCCCCTGGAGAAGCAGCTCCTGCCCAGAGACCTTCCGCCAGAGGTTCAGGCAGTTTGGCTACCAGGAGTCCCCTGGGCCCAGGGAGGCTCTGAGCCAGCTCCGGGAACTTTGCCATCAGTGGCTGAGGCCAGAGGTGAATACCAAGGAGCAGatcctggagctgctggtgctggagcagtTCCTGGCCATCCTGCCTGAGGAGCTGCAGGCCTGGCTTCGAGAGTACCAGCCTGAAAATGGAGAGGAAGCCGTGACTATGCTGGAGGAGCTGGAAAAAGAGCTTGATGGGCCAACTGAGCAG GTCTTTTTTGGACAAAGTGAGGACATGCTTGCAGAGAAGCTGACATCTTGGGAAATCACTCAGGAGTCACCAAGTAGCCAGATCAAGCCTGTAAAGAAGCAGCTGCCATTGGCATCAGGGGAGTTTCACTCAATTCGAAAAG CTAAAGACACAAAAACTCTAAATGTGAATGCAGCTTTGAGGCAGAAGACTTCTCCAGCCATGGAACTGCATTACACTGTTTCCAACAACCTTCTTATGGACGCTCCTCAGAGTTGCACATATCGAAGAACCTGTGAACAAGATGGCAAGTTTGCAAGAAGACAGAGAAACCCTTTTGGGAAGAAGCAACACAAGTGTGATGAATGTGGCAAAGTCTTTAGTCAGAGCTCAGCCCTCATCCTCCATCATAGAATCCACAGTGGGGAGAAACCCTACACATGTGACGTGTGCGCAAAGGCTTTCAGCCGAAGTGCCGTCCTGATTCAGCATCGAAGAAcacacactggagagaaaccctacaaGTGtcatgaatgtgggaaagcctttagtCAGAGCTCAAATCTTCTCAGACATAGAAAGAGACACATGAAAGAAAAAGTCCCATCAGTGTTGTAA